One genomic segment of Rhizorhabdus phycosphaerae includes these proteins:
- a CDS encoding potassium channel family protein, which produces MPVWVSLLLRVLIAFLLLAIALVGHWIDRDGLRDNVDGVISFPDVLYFTMITITTVGYGDIVPVTQQARLFDTFVVTPIRLFVWLIFLGTAYEFLFKQVWERWRMNLIQRGLHNHVVVAGYGTSGAEAVSELIRRGTDPSAIVVIDQNGSSLRAAESKGVNILDGDATRNATLEAVHVQRARSIIVSAGRDDTSILIVLTARGLAPDVPISVVIRSEDNEALARQAGAGTVINPASFAGLLLAGSTHGPHIADYMADLANADGRVTLRERAVEGSEIGQPLSGIGTGLGLRIYRDDRAFGFWEPETAQLQSGDQIVEVVPRTGPRYDGAAGR; this is translated from the coding sequence ATGCCTGTCTGGGTGTCGCTGCTCCTCCGCGTCCTCATCGCCTTCCTGCTTCTGGCCATCGCGCTTGTGGGCCATTGGATCGACCGGGATGGGCTGCGCGACAATGTGGACGGCGTGATCAGCTTTCCCGACGTGCTCTATTTCACGATGATCACGATCACGACGGTGGGCTATGGCGACATCGTACCCGTCACCCAGCAGGCGCGTCTGTTCGACACCTTCGTGGTGACGCCGATCCGCTTGTTCGTTTGGCTGATCTTTCTTGGAACGGCCTATGAGTTTCTGTTCAAGCAAGTCTGGGAGAGATGGCGGATGAACCTGATTCAGCGGGGCTTGCACAACCATGTCGTCGTTGCGGGCTACGGTACGAGCGGGGCCGAGGCGGTCAGCGAGCTCATCCGGCGCGGCACGGACCCTTCGGCGATCGTGGTGATCGATCAGAATGGCAGCAGCCTGAGAGCCGCCGAGAGCAAGGGCGTGAACATCCTCGACGGGGACGCCACGCGCAATGCGACGCTCGAGGCGGTTCACGTGCAGCGGGCCCGCTCGATCATCGTCTCGGCGGGCCGCGACGATACCTCGATCCTGATCGTGCTGACGGCGCGCGGGCTCGCCCCGGATGTGCCGATCAGCGTCGTGATCCGGTCGGAGGACAATGAGGCGCTGGCACGGCAGGCGGGCGCCGGGACCGTGATCAATCCCGCAAGCTTCGCCGGCCTGCTGTTGGCCGGATCGACCCATGGTCCCCATATCGCCGATTATATGGCGGACCTGGCCAATGCCGACGGGCGCGTCACCCTGCGTGAGCGGGCTGTCGAAGGAAGCGAGATCGGCCAGCCGCTGTCCGGGATCGGTACCGGCCTCGGCCTGCGGATTTACCGCGATGATCGAGCCTTCGGTTTCTGGGAACCGGAGACGGCCCAGTTGCAGAGCGGAGACCAGATCGTCGAGGTCGTCCCCCGGACCGGTCCGCGCTACGACGGTGCTGCCGGCAGATGA
- a CDS encoding NAD(P)/FAD-dependent oxidoreductase, with translation MLRISELKLPLDHPAEALPAAILQRLGIAPDEMLGWTIARRANDARRKSAIQMVYSVDVTLTDEVAVLARFAGDSHVRPTPDTDYRPVRQAPANAPRPVVIGAGPCGLFAGLILAQMGYRPIILERGKIVRERTKDTWGLWRRSVLTPESNVQFGEGGAGTFSDGKLYSQIKDPRHLGRKVLTEFVKAGAPEEILTEAHPHIGTFRLVSMVENMRATIEDLGGEYRFGERVVDFDIKDGQLQGLHLDGGEYLATRHVVLAVGHSSRDTFEALYERGVHIEAKPFSIGVRIEHPQSWIDRARFGTCAGHPDLGAAAYALSHHCSNGRTVYSFCMCPGGRVVAATSEVGRVVTNGMSQYSRKEFNANSGLVVGISPERDYPGHPLAGIALQRRLEEMAFVAGGSNYDAPGQKVGDLLAQRPSTEFGEVLPSYKPGVKLTDLSECLPDFVIEAFREALPIFGRQIARYDHPDAIMTGVETRTSSPIRITRGKDFQSLNVAGLFPAGEGAGYAGGILSAAVDGIKVAEAVAMAIA, from the coding sequence ATGCTCCGCATATCCGAACTGAAGCTGCCGCTGGACCATCCGGCCGAAGCGCTGCCCGCTGCGATCCTCCAACGGCTCGGCATTGCGCCGGACGAAATGCTCGGCTGGACCATTGCCCGGCGCGCCAACGACGCTCGCCGCAAGTCCGCCATTCAGATGGTCTATTCGGTCGACGTGACCCTGACCGATGAAGTGGCCGTGCTTGCCCGCTTCGCCGGAGACAGCCATGTCCGCCCGACCCCGGACACCGACTATCGTCCGGTCCGACAGGCCCCGGCGAATGCGCCCCGCCCGGTGGTGATCGGCGCTGGCCCCTGTGGCCTCTTCGCCGGTCTTATCCTCGCGCAGATGGGTTACCGCCCGATCATCCTCGAGCGCGGCAAGATCGTCCGCGAACGGACCAAGGATACCTGGGGTCTGTGGCGACGGAGCGTGCTGACGCCGGAATCGAACGTCCAGTTCGGCGAAGGTGGGGCGGGGACATTTTCCGACGGAAAGCTGTACAGCCAGATCAAGGATCCGCGCCATCTCGGCCGCAAGGTCCTGACGGAGTTCGTTAAAGCCGGCGCCCCCGAGGAGATCCTGACCGAGGCGCACCCGCATATCGGCACTTTCCGGCTCGTCTCGATGGTCGAGAATATGCGTGCCACGATAGAAGACCTCGGCGGCGAATATCGGTTCGGTGAGCGGGTCGTCGACTTCGATATCAAAGACGGCCAGTTGCAGGGCCTGCATCTCGACGGTGGCGAATATCTTGCCACGCGCCACGTCGTCCTCGCGGTGGGGCACAGCTCGCGCGACACGTTCGAGGCGCTTTACGAGCGCGGCGTCCATATCGAAGCCAAGCCCTTCTCGATCGGTGTCCGCATCGAACATCCGCAGAGCTGGATCGACAGAGCCCGCTTCGGCACCTGCGCGGGGCACCCTGACCTGGGTGCAGCCGCCTATGCCCTCTCCCACCACTGCTCCAACGGCCGCACCGTCTACAGCTTCTGCATGTGCCCCGGCGGCCGCGTGGTCGCCGCAACCTCCGAGGTCGGCCGCGTGGTGACAAACGGGATGAGCCAATATTCGCGCAAGGAGTTCAACGCCAACTCCGGCCTCGTCGTCGGCATCTCACCCGAGCGGGACTATCCCGGCCATCCGCTCGCCGGCATCGCGTTGCAGCGCCGGCTCGAGGAAATGGCCTTTGTCGCCGGCGGCTCCAACTATGACGCGCCCGGCCAGAAGGTCGGCGACCTGCTGGCGCAACGGCCGTCGACCGAGTTCGGCGAAGTCCTCCCATCCTACAAGCCGGGCGTGAAGCTGACCGACCTGTCGGAGTGCCTGCCCGATTTCGTGATCGAGGCCTTTCGCGAGGCGCTGCCGATATTCGGCCGGCAGATCGCGCGCTACGATCATCCCGATGCCATCATGACGGGCGTTGAGACGCGTACGTCCAGCCCGATCCGGATCACGAGAGGCAAGGACTTCCAGAGCCTCAATGTCGCCGGACTTTTCCCCGCCGGTGAGGGCGCTGGCTATGCCGGCGGCATCCTGTCGGCCGCGGTCGATGGGATCAAGGTCGCGGAAGCGGTCGCCATGGCCATCGCCTGA
- a CDS encoding Lrp/AsnC family transcriptional regulator: MALDQVDHRLLAALEGDARLSFSSLGEMVGLSKTPCWKRVQALEQAGAIRGYHAALDAAALGLGTAAFVRISVRFDKHAEFEKAVRAHPMILSCHATVGDTDYLAHILARDMTDLDEFLRSELWRLPGVERFTTTIAMREIKTAGSLAANAARKR, from the coding sequence ATGGCCCTGGATCAGGTTGATCATCGTCTGCTGGCGGCGCTGGAGGGCGATGCAAGGCTGTCTTTCTCGAGCCTGGGCGAGATGGTCGGTCTGTCCAAGACACCGTGCTGGAAACGCGTCCAGGCGCTCGAGCAGGCGGGCGCGATCCGGGGCTATCATGCCGCGCTCGACGCTGCTGCGCTCGGCCTGGGAACGGCGGCGTTTGTCAGGATCAGCGTGCGGTTCGACAAGCATGCCGAGTTCGAGAAGGCCGTGCGGGCCCATCCGATGATCCTGTCCTGCCATGCGACCGTCGGCGATACCGATTATCTGGCGCACATCCTGGCCCGCGACATGACCGACCTCGACGAATTCCTGAGATCCGAGCTCTGGCGGCTTCCGGGCGTGGAGCGCTTCACCACCACCATCGCGATGCGCGAGATCAAGACCGCCGGTTCGCTGGCGGCCAACGCGGCGAGAAAAAGATGA
- a CDS encoding M24 family metallopeptidase, whose amino-acid sequence MQLRANRRQFLFGSGLLGLSSMVTLPAWAKDAAKGLAPMTGNVRPIQPEEHRARLAKAQRLMQAQGIGAILVEAGSSLLYFTGIDWWRSERLTAALIPADGDILVVTPAFEEPSIRESLAVPADVRVWQEDESPSALIAGFLRERKLDKATIGVEETVRFFAVNGLRQASPDVQIVSANPVVRGCRMIKSPAEVALMQLAADVQVAAYRHIAPQIERGMSQQDLRTMLLATVRALGATADEGLVLIGESSAYPHGSATPRRVADGEIILFDAGLSIHGYQADISRTMVFGSPADKRQRLLFDQVRSGQEIAMQAANVGAPAGSVDDAVRRHYEKLGYGPGYKLPGTSHRTGHGIGMDVHEPVNLVHGETTPLAPGMCFSNEPGIYIPGAFGVRIEDCFYMTPDGPRWFSRPPASIDDPFA is encoded by the coding sequence ATGCAGCTGCGCGCCAATCGTCGTCAATTCCTGTTCGGATCCGGGCTGCTTGGCCTGTCTTCGATGGTCACCCTCCCCGCCTGGGCGAAAGATGCAGCCAAGGGTCTGGCGCCGATGACCGGCAATGTGAGGCCGATCCAGCCGGAGGAGCATCGCGCCCGTCTCGCCAAGGCGCAGCGTCTCATGCAGGCCCAGGGCATCGGCGCGATCCTCGTAGAAGCCGGATCCTCGCTGCTCTACTTCACCGGGATCGACTGGTGGCGAAGCGAAAGGCTGACCGCCGCCCTAATCCCGGCCGATGGCGATATCCTCGTCGTCACCCCCGCCTTCGAGGAGCCATCAATCCGCGAGAGCCTGGCCGTGCCGGCGGACGTGCGCGTGTGGCAGGAAGATGAAAGCCCCAGCGCCCTCATCGCCGGCTTCCTGCGCGAGCGGAAGCTCGACAAGGCGACTATCGGAGTTGAGGAAACGGTCCGCTTCTTCGCGGTAAACGGCCTGCGGCAGGCCTCGCCCGACGTGCAGATCGTCTCCGCCAATCCGGTCGTGCGCGGTTGCCGCATGATCAAGTCGCCGGCCGAGGTCGCCCTGATGCAGTTGGCCGCCGATGTGCAGGTCGCCGCCTATCGCCACATCGCTCCCCAGATCGAACGCGGTATGAGCCAGCAGGATCTGCGCACGATGCTCCTCGCGACGGTGCGCGCGCTGGGCGCCACTGCCGATGAGGGGCTGGTGTTGATCGGCGAGTCCAGCGCCTATCCGCATGGATCGGCCACGCCGCGCCGCGTCGCCGACGGGGAGATCATCCTGTTCGACGCCGGGCTGAGTATCCATGGCTATCAGGCCGACATTTCACGGACCATGGTCTTCGGCAGCCCCGCCGACAAGCGGCAGCGCCTTTTGTTCGATCAGGTGCGCAGCGGTCAGGAGATCGCGATGCAGGCCGCAAATGTCGGCGCGCCCGCCGGTTCGGTCGACGACGCCGTGCGGCGCCATTATGAAAAGCTCGGCTATGGCCCGGGCTATAAGCTGCCGGGCACCTCGCATCGCACGGGCCATGGCATCGGCATGGACGTCCACGAGCCGGTCAACCTCGTTCATGGCGAGACCACCCCGCTCGCTCCCGGCATGTGCTTCTCGAACGAGCCCGGCATCTACATACCGGGGGCCTTCGGTGTCAGGATCGAGGATTGCTTCTACATGACCCCGGACGGGCCTCGCTGGTTCTCCAGACCGCCGGCATCGATCGACGATCCTTTCGCATGA
- a CDS encoding DMT family transporter: protein MIAGSTLTGTLYGVAAGALWGLVFVAPEFCGDFGPLQQSVARYLFYGGIALLLIAPRWNRLRPHLGRHEWFGLLWLALAGNVVYYVLLASAVQMAGIALSSLVVGFLPVTITIIGSRDKGAVPLTRLIPSLLLCVAGAACIGWEAMLPADGAAGATRLLGLLAAIGALLSWTCFAVGNARWLNRLEHVSEHDWSLLTGVVTGGIALLMVPLLPLLEDTSHDASSWMRLALVSAGIAIFASIIGNALWNRMSRLLPLTLVGQMILFETLFAIIYACLWEGRLPTLPETAAFLLLVMGVLACLAAHRPRPGKRGEALAAAHPPL from the coding sequence TTGATCGCCGGTTCTACCCTCACCGGCACGCTCTATGGCGTTGCCGCGGGTGCGCTATGGGGTCTCGTTTTCGTCGCGCCGGAATTCTGTGGCGATTTCGGCCCGCTCCAGCAATCGGTAGCGCGCTACCTTTTCTATGGTGGGATCGCATTGCTGCTGATCGCACCGCGCTGGAACCGGCTCCGCCCGCATCTCGGCCGCCACGAATGGTTCGGCCTGCTGTGGCTCGCGCTTGCCGGCAATGTCGTCTATTATGTCTTGCTGGCTTCCGCCGTGCAGATGGCCGGCATCGCGCTGAGTTCGCTGGTCGTCGGCTTCCTGCCCGTGACGATCACCATCATCGGCAGCCGCGACAAAGGTGCGGTTCCCCTGACACGCCTCATCCCTTCGCTTCTGCTCTGCGTCGCGGGCGCCGCCTGCATCGGCTGGGAAGCGATGCTTCCGGCCGATGGCGCGGCAGGCGCCACACGTCTGCTCGGGCTACTCGCCGCCATCGGCGCGCTCTTGTCGTGGACCTGCTTTGCGGTAGGCAATGCCCGCTGGCTGAACCGGCTCGAGCATGTCAGCGAGCATGACTGGTCGCTGCTCACGGGCGTCGTCACCGGCGGCATCGCCCTGCTCATGGTGCCGCTGTTGCCACTGCTCGAAGACACGTCGCATGACGCCTCTTCATGGATGCGCCTCGCCCTCGTGTCCGCCGGCATCGCCATCTTCGCGTCGATCATCGGCAATGCCCTGTGGAACCGGATGAGCCGCCTTCTCCCGCTCACCCTCGTCGGCCAGATGATCCTGTTCGAGACCCTGTTCGCGATCATCTATGCCTGTCTGTGGGAAGGGCGGCTTCCGACGCTGCCCGAAACTGCCGCTTTCCTGCTGCTGGTGATGGGCGTTCTGGCCTGCCTCGCCGCGCATCGACCGCGCCCCGGAAAGCGCGGCGAAGCACTCGCTGCCGCGCATCCGCCGCTTTGA
- the pip gene encoding prolyl aminopeptidase, which translates to MSDLRGLYPEIEPYETGLLDVGDGHNIYFERVGTRGGKPAVFLHGGPGSGCSSDHRRLFDPERYDVLLFDQRGCGRSTPHASLHANTTWHLVEDIERLRIMVGVDRWMVFGGSWGSTLALAYAQRFPARVSELVLRGVYTATPEEIRWYYQLGVSQMFPDKWEGFLAPIPEQERGDLVAAYNRRLTGDDPVEQLKAARAWSRWEGQTITLMPSPALDAQHGDDHFAIAFARIENHYFHNDCWLEPGQLLRDAGRLRGIPGLIVHGRYDMPCPARYAWALHKAWSDADFHLVEGAGHAYSEPGILDKLIRATDGFANKERE; encoded by the coding sequence ATGAGCGATCTGCGCGGACTCTATCCCGAGATAGAGCCTTATGAGACGGGGCTGCTCGACGTCGGTGACGGGCATAATATCTATTTCGAGCGGGTCGGCACCCGGGGCGGGAAGCCGGCGGTGTTCCTGCACGGCGGACCTGGTTCGGGCTGCTCGTCCGACCATCGCAGGCTGTTCGACCCCGAACGTTATGACGTGCTGTTGTTCGACCAGCGCGGCTGCGGTCGATCGACCCCCCATGCCAGCCTGCACGCCAATACGACCTGGCATCTCGTCGAGGACATCGAACGGCTGCGGATCATGGTCGGGGTCGATCGGTGGATGGTGTTCGGCGGCAGCTGGGGCTCCACGCTAGCCCTCGCTTATGCGCAGCGATTTCCCGCGCGCGTCAGCGAGCTCGTCCTGCGCGGGGTGTATACGGCCACGCCGGAGGAAATACGCTGGTATTATCAGCTGGGCGTCTCGCAGATGTTCCCGGACAAGTGGGAGGGCTTCCTCGCGCCTATTCCCGAACAGGAGCGGGGCGATCTGGTCGCGGCCTATAATCGCCGGCTCACCGGCGACGATCCCGTCGAACAGCTGAAAGCGGCACGTGCCTGGAGCCGGTGGGAAGGGCAGACGATCACGCTTATGCCCAGTCCGGCGCTCGACGCGCAGCATGGCGACGATCATTTCGCGATCGCCTTTGCCCGGATCGAGAACCATTATTTTCACAATGATTGCTGGCTCGAGCCGGGTCAGCTGCTGCGCGATGCGGGACGGTTGCGGGGCATTCCGGGTCTGATCGTCCATGGCCGCTACGATATGCCCTGTCCCGCGCGCTACGCATGGGCGCTGCACAAGGCCTGGTCCGACGCGGATTTCCATCTCGTCGAGGGCGCCGGACATGCCTATTCGGAGCCGGGCATATTGGACAAGCTGATCAGGGCAACCGACGGCTTCGCGAACAAGGAGAGGGAATGA
- a CDS encoding tryptophan 2,3-dioxygenase family protein, giving the protein MDREKYYALMQAPEALDYELYLKTGSLLACQKPFDELCNRDELQFQVVHQVEELWMKLMAYTLLDVDDYLKAGETHRVVTLLGRCHRIMRLMTDQLDLLETMSPKEYQEIRLQLGNGSGQESPGFRILLKLVPELWRSFEQRYLVAEGRTVRSIYDEDYRHDAAYAVAEALIEFDELFGKFRWHHLFLIHRSIGMGAASLKGRSVDLLQAGAKHRFFPELWDVRVAMTDDWGGQYGRVRDSIGHSEAP; this is encoded by the coding sequence ATGGACCGCGAGAAATATTATGCGCTCATGCAGGCGCCCGAGGCGCTCGATTACGAACTTTATCTGAAGACCGGTTCACTGCTGGCCTGCCAGAAGCCCTTCGACGAACTGTGCAATCGCGACGAGCTTCAGTTTCAGGTCGTCCATCAGGTCGAGGAGCTCTGGATGAAGCTCATGGCCTACACGCTGCTGGACGTGGACGACTATCTCAAGGCGGGCGAAACGCACCGCGTGGTCACACTGCTCGGGCGCTGCCACCGGATCATGCGGCTGATGACCGACCAGCTCGACCTGCTGGAAACCATGTCACCCAAGGAATATCAGGAAATACGTCTGCAGCTCGGCAATGGCAGCGGGCAGGAATCCCCGGGCTTCCGCATCCTGCTCAAGTTGGTGCCCGAGCTATGGCGCAGCTTCGAGCAGCGCTACCTGGTCGCCGAGGGGCGCACGGTCCGCTCGATCTATGATGAGGATTATCGCCACGACGCCGCCTATGCGGTGGCGGAGGCGCTGATCGAGTTCGACGAACTGTTCGGCAAGTTCCGCTGGCACCATCTTTTCCTAATCCACCGGTCGATCGGCATGGGCGCGGCGTCGCTGAAGGGTCGCTCGGTCGACCTGCTGCAGGCCGGCGCGAAGCACCGCTTCTTCCCCGAGCTGTGGGACGTGCGGGTCGCCATGACCGATGATTGGGGTGGCCAATATGGCCGGGTCCGCGACAGCATAGGCCATAGCGAAGCACCCTGA
- a CDS encoding CHAD domain-containing protein gives MTGTAFELELKLECEISDCDTLVDRGSPIPVAVWGRQHLRATYFDTPERRLASEGFVLRIRSEDGDLVQTVKAASGPSTGLFARGEWEKALAEHQLSLGEDAGPIGTLFGPDVIERIGPLFTTDVDRRVGRCDQLGARIEIACDSGAVLAGERELPLCEIELELVEGDASALFTLARAIAERCKVRLGVESKSDRGFRLIDHKLDGAVRADPVRLSRDMTPSEAFAAIAASCLRQYRLNESRFLAQGAAGPVHQARIALRRLRSAFWIFSPLLRDDPRTAQFIEDLRWLTAQWSPLREIDVLLPRLGEAERMRLTAIRAEAVATLGETLDSARARLLPLELVEWLTVGGWRSGEAGSVSGALPVFAAERLDRLRKRIKRRGKSLAKHGPEELHQLRKDAKKLRYATEFFVALYPGRKARTRMEDMLSALEDIQDLLGELNDETDAGHLAAQWNIPWAEVVRRPGWRRKRLSRARKNVTRLLDVKRFWRSAD, from the coding sequence ATGACCGGCACGGCCTTCGAGCTCGAGCTCAAGCTCGAATGCGAAATCTCGGACTGCGACACACTGGTCGATCGTGGCTCTCCCATCCCGGTCGCCGTCTGGGGCAGGCAGCATTTGCGCGCGACCTATTTCGACACGCCGGAGCGAAGGCTCGCGAGCGAGGGTTTCGTGCTGCGCATCCGCTCGGAGGACGGCGACCTCGTCCAGACGGTGAAGGCCGCCTCAGGACCGTCGACCGGACTGTTCGCCCGCGGCGAATGGGAAAAGGCTCTTGCCGAACACCAGCTGTCGCTGGGGGAGGACGCCGGTCCGATCGGCACGCTGTTCGGACCCGATGTTATCGAGCGCATAGGCCCCTTGTTCACCACCGACGTGGATCGCCGTGTCGGCCGGTGCGATCAGCTCGGTGCGCGCATCGAAATAGCGTGCGACAGCGGCGCCGTTTTGGCGGGCGAGCGTGAGCTGCCGCTGTGCGAGATCGAACTGGAGCTCGTCGAGGGCGATGCGTCCGCCTTGTTCACCCTCGCCCGAGCGATCGCTGAGCGCTGCAAGGTGCGGCTCGGCGTGGAATCCAAATCGGATCGCGGCTTTCGGCTGATCGACCACAAGCTGGACGGTGCCGTCCGGGCCGATCCGGTCAGGCTGTCCCGAGACATGACGCCGTCCGAGGCCTTCGCGGCGATCGCGGCGTCCTGCCTCCGCCAATATCGACTCAACGAGAGCCGCTTCCTCGCACAGGGTGCGGCAGGGCCTGTCCATCAGGCACGTATTGCGCTCAGGCGCCTGCGCAGTGCTTTCTGGATTTTCTCGCCCCTGCTGCGTGACGACCCGCGAACTGCGCAGTTCATCGAGGACCTGCGGTGGCTCACGGCGCAATGGAGCCCGCTGCGCGAGATCGACGTGCTGCTGCCCCGACTGGGCGAAGCGGAGCGCATGCGCCTGACGGCCATCAGGGCGGAGGCCGTCGCGACACTGGGCGAAACCCTCGACAGCGCCCGCGCGCGTCTTCTGCCGCTGGAGCTGGTGGAATGGCTTACGGTGGGCGGCTGGCGCTCGGGCGAAGCCGGATCCGTGTCGGGCGCACTCCCCGTCTTCGCCGCCGAACGGCTCGACAGGCTGCGCAAGCGCATCAAGCGCCGAGGCAAGTCCCTCGCCAAGCATGGCCCGGAAGAGCTCCACCAGTTGCGCAAGGACGCCAAGAAACTCCGCTATGCGACGGAGTTCTTCGTTGCCCTCTACCCAGGCCGCAAGGCGCGGACCCGGATGGAGGACATGCTCTCCGCGCTGGAGGACATTCAGGACCTTCTGGGCGAACTGAACGACGAGACCGATGCCGGTCATCTGGCCGCGCAATGGAACATCCCCTGGGCGGAGGTCGTCAGGCGTCCCGGATGGCGCCGCAAGCGCCTGTCCCGCGCCCGGAAGAATGTGACCCGGCTGCTCGATGTCAAGCGCTTCTGGCGATCCGCCGACTGA
- a CDS encoding amino acid permease, producing the protein MNAFLRRKPIGGGAPRADRLPPTLSWPHLVALGVGAIVGTGILTLIGVGADRAGPSVLLSFGIAGAVCACAALAYAELAAMLPASGSAYSYSYSALGEIFAWVVGWSLILEYSLVVSTVAVGWSGYASPLLGGLGFPMALTQGPEMGGIINLPAIFIIAVVTGLLLLGTHESARVNTILVIVKIATLSLFVAVALPQFDAANLTPFMPYGFGASPGPDGIQRGVMAAAAIIFFAFYGFDAISTAAEETKRPERDLAIGIVGSMLACTVIYVLVAAAAIGAVPFKGFADSPEPLALILRELGRPGVARTVATAAVIALPTVLLAFLYGQSRIFLAMARDGFLPASLAKISKRGTPARITTATAILVAVLAGLLPIGEIAALANAGTLIAFMAVGACLIVLRRRSPDLKRPFRTPAGQLVGLGAVLGCLYLFISLPLQTLLWCLAWNAVGLLIYLVYARHHSLLARGEQEAGSA; encoded by the coding sequence ATGAACGCTTTTCTGCGGCGCAAGCCGATCGGCGGGGGAGCACCGCGCGCGGATCGGCTGCCACCGACATTGTCATGGCCGCATCTCGTCGCGCTCGGTGTCGGCGCGATCGTGGGAACCGGAATCCTGACGCTGATCGGTGTCGGCGCGGACCGGGCGGGCCCTTCGGTCCTGCTGTCCTTCGGCATAGCGGGCGCGGTCTGCGCCTGCGCCGCGCTGGCCTATGCCGAACTGGCGGCCATGCTTCCCGCCTCGGGCAGCGCCTATAGCTACAGCTACTCTGCCCTCGGCGAGATTTTCGCCTGGGTCGTCGGATGGAGCCTGATCCTCGAATATTCGCTGGTCGTGTCGACCGTCGCGGTCGGCTGGTCTGGCTATGCCTCTCCGCTGCTGGGAGGATTGGGATTTCCCATGGCCCTGACCCAGGGGCCGGAAATGGGTGGCATCATCAATCTGCCGGCCATCTTCATCATTGCCGTGGTGACGGGACTGCTGCTGCTGGGCACGCATGAGAGTGCGCGGGTCAACACCATATTGGTCATCGTCAAGATCGCGACATTGTCACTGTTCGTCGCCGTAGCCCTGCCGCAGTTCGATGCGGCCAACCTCACGCCCTTCATGCCCTATGGTTTCGGGGCATCGCCCGGGCCCGATGGCATCCAGCGCGGCGTGATGGCGGCCGCAGCGATCATCTTCTTCGCCTTCTACGGCTTCGACGCGATATCGACCGCGGCCGAGGAGACCAAGCGCCCCGAGCGCGATCTCGCGATCGGGATCGTGGGGTCGATGCTGGCCTGCACGGTGATCTACGTCCTGGTGGCCGCTGCCGCGATCGGGGCGGTTCCGTTCAAGGGCTTCGCCGACAGCCCCGAGCCGCTTGCCCTCATCTTGCGCGAGCTTGGCCGCCCCGGCGTTGCCCGCACGGTTGCAACCGCGGCGGTCATCGCGCTGCCGACAGTGCTGCTGGCCTTCCTCTACGGGCAGAGTCGGATCTTCCTGGCCATGGCGCGGGATGGTTTCCTGCCCGCCTCGCTCGCCAAGATATCGAAGCGGGGAACCCCGGCGCGCATCACCACCGCAACGGCGATCCTCGTCGCCGTTCTCGCGGGGCTGCTGCCGATCGGCGAGATCGCCGCGCTGGCCAATGCGGGGACGCTGATCGCGTTCATGGCCGTGGGCGCCTGCCTGATCGTCCTGCGTCGCCGTAGCCCGGACCTGAAGCGCCCGTTCCGAACCCCGGCCGGGCAATTGGTGGGCCTCGGAGCGGTGCTGGGATGCCTTTACCTGTTCATCAGCCTGCCGCTGCAGACCCTGCTCTGGTGCCTTGCCTGGAACGCGGTGGGGCTGCTGATCTATCTCGTCTACGCGCGTCACCACAGCCTTCTCGCGCGTGGCGAGCAAGAAGCGGGAAGCGCCTGA